A window of Glycine soja cultivar W05 chromosome 2, ASM419377v2, whole genome shotgun sequence genomic DNA:
ataactgttACGTTGGATTTTTAGAATTAATTACaagataaaataatctaaaacaaTATCTacaccaaataaaaataattctctTTACTAATAGTTATATAAcacatcaaaatcaaagacAACCTATTGTTCTAATTAATTTCGGGTTCAGAAAACACTTTTCCCCAGTATATATACTATTTacccaaaaataattaaaagaaaaaacaaaagtcaTATATATGGGCATAAGTTAACACTATTACCATATAGTATAGGGTTGAGGGAAGCTTAGTATCCAGTTCAGCAGTATTTTCACTATTTCTTACAATCATAACCGTTATATCTCCTTCATCCGTATAAATCAAATCTGATACAGAAGAGACCCCACTTGCCTTTGTATCAAACCAAGCAAATAATGATAATTACATTTATCAAATGAAACATAATTTGActtcttaaattaaaaatgtattgaatttgaattttctgcATAGAATAAACATAAGAAATTAATCTCACTAAAGGTAGATAAAGGTGGATCAACCGAcatcttttataaatattaatcattaataaattattttttatgataaaaatatattaaaaatatctttaaaaatatttatttaacaattattttttacttaaatattataaattgatattttttttatttatgacttacagatataaaaaagagagattaaaaataaaaaaatcttaaaaatatcaaaaatataaataaagaatttaggaaaatttttcttctctttcattattttctattcctttttttattccttttctttcatCAGTTTCTAAATCTATTTTCAAGTGTAAGATCCCTTATCAATGCAAACAtgtattttctttcttgttatctttttttatttttaatttcatgcatcattCATTCTTGTATCATATTTGGGGGTTAGGTTAAGTGCTAACAGAGGGTCATCCTTAGTAAAAATACAAGGAAGATTTTGCATGTATCTGTTTTAGGAATTAGTCACTCGACAAAgagtaatttctaatagaactaaaaggaaggggtatcttaataaaatcattgttagACATAAAGTAATTACATTATGCTCATACATCAAAACaagcatctagaattagaacttcatgcattttatttattgaattattgcaaagacatttgggagatagatagataaaatatgtttgtcaTCATGACACATCAAAGACAAGTATCTAGATGTGGGTAGAAAAAATCCacctaattgataaaaaaaaaaatctcaatcaaTAAATCTTAGATAAATAAAACATGATAGGTTGTAACATTTTCATCTTATTAAATTTCCTATTATTTCCTTTTGTtctctattaatatttattatcttgttctttTAAATCCATCTTTTATATCTCATCTTATATTTCCCTCTTTGAAAATTATCaatgcaaaaacaaaataaacttgATGTGAAACTTTTAAGTTTTTACTACTTAACATTTATTACACTTCTCAAACcgttaacaataataataaattcaacaGCTTCACTACAAAAGCCAAAGAGATTATCAGAACGTATAACCAGACCTAGAGCTagtcattttctcttccctaaTAGACTCCTAAGTTGCTTTCAATTATCTTTACTGGAACATGCACCCCTCTTGACCATGAATATTCACTTCACCTCGTTTGCTATTTTTATTGCTTAATTCTTCAATTCTTTATAGAACCTTCATATAAGTTTTGCTCTTAATCACTACCCTCGGCGTAAATAGTCAGCATTTTTTCCTTGCATGTGATCATGGAGAGATCTCACTCTCAGACTCAGTACAGGATGTATGTGAAGAGAGAACAGCACTCACACCTTGGAGATTACTCATCGTGGGAAGAAAGGGCTTTTGCTGAAGACGCAGCAAGGATACTTGGTGGGAACATGTGGCCTCAAAGATCTTACTCTTGCACCTTTTGCACAAGAGACTTCAAATCTGCTCAAGCCCTTGGGGGTCACATGAATATCCACCAAAGGGACAGGGCTAGGCTCAAACAACAAAATCATCTTAGCCCTCATCACAAAAATCATCATTTCATCATCAAATCCTTATTAGGTAATAATAAACTTCATTTCTCATCTGCACCAGAAATCTCCACCCAGTTAGATTGTGGTCTTACTCATCATGCTTGTTATTCTTCTAGCCCTGCAACTACAATCACAACAACCAGACTCTTCTCTTGTATATCATCCACACAAGATCAAAATTGTGGCCACCATAATTTTTCACCTTCTTCTTCTAATTCTTGTTCTTCTTCAATTATCTTGGGACACGTAGGGTCTCCTAATTCAGAACAAGAAGGGGTAGTCAAAGCAAGGGACTATAAATTTAATGGCTTGGGTTGTAGTAATTATGTTGAAACAAGTTTGTCTGTTGGACTGACTTCAATGTTTGGCCAAAATTCATCATCACCAACAACCGTTCCTTGTGGGGACAGATCCAACAACAGTTGCAAGAGACTAAGGAGTAGCATTGTTTCTTCTCTGCCTCTCTTTCCCAAGCCATGTTCAAATGATAAAAGCTCGGCTTTTCAACCTGTGGTACATGGAACGGTTGAAGACTTGGATCTTGAACTCAGGCTAGGGAAACGTAACAGAAACTTAAGTagttaataaataatagtaatttataGTACAAACTTTGTGAAGTTATATTTAAGTCTCTTATCAGTATTGTTGCTTTGTAATTCTCCTCTTGCCCCTTCTCTCTCTGGATCATCCATTTTTGGTTGAtggaaaaaactaaaaagggaAGAGGACCTTCTCtttgcttaaaattataagGTTTACTTTCTTCAAATGTTTGAATACTAATTCTATGATCTTATGTTGCATGTTGctatctttgtttttcttttttccttcatcAATATATggtgttttgtttgtttgagatcaGTATGCAGTTCAATGAAggtaaaatgacaaaagaagaTACATTGCTAAAGCAATTTAAAGAATATACTTGATCTCCAAATTAGTTTTCGATGGAAAATGAAATTTCTGAGCTCTACGGTTTATGTGAAGAGAGATAAAAACAAGATGAACCgttacaataactttttagatAGAATTATATTGGTtgtataatatttgtatttaatttcataataatctcatttatttttctaaatttaaattaaatgtatcttcaatataaaatatttttagactgCCAACGtcatctaataaaatattataataagtttattaatttttataataaatatctaaaaatatatatttagtactactaaattttttacattaacttaaatatgaaaattaaaatttattttctattacattaattatctcactttttatattttttctccttttttgctGTACATAAAATTATACAGCTTTATTGTACAATTATAAACTTTTCACAAATCAAGtacttaagaattaaaaaaaataatagaagtgTACTCAAACAATAGTAGTTTACACGTACAAGTTGGAGCATCCAGAAAACTGCAATTTCGGACAAGAATCAAAGAGGAGGAAAATTTAACTGTAAGGTATTGAAGTGGTTAAAGAAAGTGACACTAACTCACACGATTAGAAGTCACTTCAGCTACATAAATTCCAGAAAAGTAAGAGTATTTTTAATGGTGATTCTTAGAggaaatcttaattttaaaatttaattttcttaagatttaTTATTAGAGTTAATAGTCCGATTTCTATGTGGAAATCTGATTCTTTCTAATAGTAGTAAGTTGTAACCTCAATAACCTTCTTACACCATTTATCACTAATAAAAAGGTAGGAAGCGCTTTTCTTATAAATCTATTATCCTCAACAAAGGGGGTGGTTAGACTATATTTTGCACGTTCAAAACCTTACTTTGGATAATGTAAATTGAAATTGATCGACAGATAATACGTTTAACAAATTCGAATTatagtttaagtttttttaacatgattttagCTCTTAAATTATGGTCTGAatagtagtaaaaaaaaatgttactctTTCGTTGAATCAAACCATGATTTGCCGACTATAATCCAAATATATTTGTATTCTTTAAAATGAGACGTGGAGTGTTGTAAAGCAACAATGCATTTATCACTCatttaaattgaattgaattaaatttacaAGATATTTCAATTTAGATTAACATAAGTTTAATTTccatagtttaaaatatttttatacatacatTCAATAAAATTGACTTTATTAAGTAATATTATTAGAGATGATATGGTACAAAAGaagtataatttaattgattaaataatgtGTACAAATTATTTGTAAATTCTCATATATTTGAGTCCTATTCCTTCTtataaatcaaaaaataaaagatagtaTGATAAAATGATTGAATCTTATGAAATATTTGGGTAAACTCactacatataaataaaattatgatgaaGTCTAGGGTGGACAAGTGGACCATGTGATCTATGGTGGATCATTTTTTACATCCTTGGATTCATCTAGTGCACAGGTTAATTTGGTACACCCTTTGCACATGATTTTTTTCCTCTCACTTTATCTCTTTCCTTTTCCCTGATCGGTAACCAAGGGGCAAAAATCCCTAACagttaattgaaattaaatcacAATTTTCGTGAAAATAGAAATGCTTGACAAACCcacaacaaaaccaaaaaatgaTTCGATTCCATCATAATCTCTCCATAACCAACAATCTAAAAGATGTTCCTTCATTTCATTGTTTGATAAAATCCAAGATGGTCAAGTTTGTAGCTGTGATTTTGTCAcataagaatgaaaataaatctgaaattttatttccaaataGCTTAGCTTCGAAGCTTGTAGCAAAGATGACGAAACTCTGCAACTTTGCCCACAAATTGAGTGAAACTCATAATTATAGACAATCTATTAATAGAAGCTTTGATGGTAAATTTTAGATTCCACCTTAGAGATATTGTTGTGATATATTCAATATGAAAAATcattatttggaaagacccaaaccATTTGGGAGTTATGTCATCATAATCGCTATTGACATAGGCAAGACCCAAGAAGGTGCCCTTGATGGCAAAGTAAGCTTTTCTCTAAAATTGAAGGGTGTCCATTTTTCATCTCTAAGATTTCTCTCTCTAATGTATGGTGGGTGTTGATCAAGAGAGAAAAAGTGAGGAACTTTGATTGAAGAAATTGGTAAGACTTGACGCAAGGGAAGATCAATCAATTGCTCCCGGCATTGCAAAATCTGCGAAAGAAAGTTTCACGAGCGAGGCATAGTTGCAAATGACAGAAGATACTTATATCACTACAGGCTAAATCATCGTTTTAATGGGACAACAATGGTGAATGACGACGACGGCGACATCACTTCCAAAAGGAAGAAGGGAGAGTGCACCAAATTAATGTGGGAACTAGATTAATCCAATGGTATACAAAAAATGGTCCACTTGACCACCCTAGGCTTcatctaaaattcattttattatatatatatatatatatatatatatatatatatatatatatataacacatatTTAAATCCAATCAAAACACCTAAATATTAACATTGTTAATCCTTGCATGATGCATTAGAATCTTAATTCCCCTCATGACCCCTACACTTTCCAAAATCCAAAGCTTTTAGTTATTTTCCACATTTTCTTGCTAACGCCTCCAAAAACTCAACTAACCACACGGAatcaaattgaatatatattataGTACAAGAGATCGAATTAATGTAGTAAACATTATTGTAATCAACATGGCCTAGCTAGTCTGAAAACAtagggagagagagaagaagaagatcacATCATAGGCCTAGTTAACACGTCTTAATTTGTATTTTCTCATGGAACAATATATCCACATGTTGGCTGTAGATGTTACACTGAGGGATCCCCCTCCTCCAATAGGAGCCTATAAGTGTCCACACATTTTCCTGGGAGTTTTACCATTCAgggatattttttttcaatttttttatatgaggatcatatttaaattatttctaaaaaaataatccaaacaggtattataactttttttttctttttaacaaaaatcataaaatgtacgactttagtttaattttttattttatttacgacttcaaaattgtatatatatttttttaacttacgactttaaaattataagttttatttttttttacaattttgaaatcgtatttttttatatgtttaaagttttttattttaggattttttatttacttgaattttttgttttcaatttttttaaaaaattataaataattttatttatttaattattaattaattaattttaattttaattttactcgttattagttttatttaatatcttatatatattttttatatggtcTTATTTAATATGTcatatagtttttaaatattttatataatttttgaataatgttttatctaaaatattttgtatatttaaaatttagataattttatatatttaacataataataatagtaattgtGTATACAAACAACTAAacgattattataatttttattttttatgttctctttaaattatattgttcattttatattaatatattatgttatttttaatttaacaactaCTTTTGTCACTcatattaacttataatttatgaaataatattatttattttgtataaaagaATTTACTATTAACAACATCTAATAATTCAATAACAAAAGtagttgttaaattaaaaacaacataatacattaatataaaatgaagagaaatataaatagtataaatttatattaattatctacttgtttgtttttaatGCACAGTTACTACAATTGTTGAAAagatacaaaatatttaaatatttaaatttatctaaactttaaatatacaaaatattttagataaatcattattcaaaaattatataaaatattttttaaaatatatatttaaaaatatataacatattaaataaaatcatataaaaaatatatgcaagatattaaataaaatgaagaacaaataaaattaaaaatatttatttaataattaattaaataaaattatttacaatttttagaaaaaatttaaaacaaaaaacaatacaagtaaataaaaattctaaaataaaaaactttaaacataaaaaaacgaTTTCAAAGTCAAgtcgtaaaaaaataaaaagaaaaaacaaaacttatgATTTTGAAgccataagttaaaaaaatatatgactctgaaagtcataaataaaataaaaaattaaattaaaattataaaaaaatttacaaattccaataaaaaaaaaagtgataatagatattataattttttattcaaattcctAATACATATTACCACTTACctccttttcaaaaatcatttgATAACAAccctatgaaaaaaaaaaaaaaaaaactaccccAAAATGGTAAAACTCCCCATTTTCTTTGTGTTTGGAAGCCCGAGAGTGTTCTGCTTATAGTAACGCAAAAACAGTGTTAGCCACCTTGTTATGACACAGACCGTTCCTCCAGAATACACGAGACGATGTCACAGTCACTGTGTCTGAAATTAAACTTGATCAAGTATATATCATGTTTGACTTTATGCTCTTTTCTGTTTACAACGTTAGGAGAGGCATTGCTGTGTAGCTGCAGGGGAATTTACCTTCTTCTGCCTAGGTTCACATGCTGATTGGGAAATTGGTATTGTTATGGTGTTAATCACTGAAATGGGGAAAGCGTGATCCAGAGAGGATGAAGAGAGAGATTAGCTAGAGAGAAAGTGGATTTTCATAATGAATCAGAGTTGTCTTTATTTATAGGGCTGCTGGAAGCCTTTTGGCGAGAAAATTAGTTATGTCACATGTTATCTCTTATTTGTATTATATGGTCTACCTATGTATTAAATGGTTAAGAGATTATACaggatataattatatattgatattataaattattattatttttattataaataatgagATGTTGACATCAAATAGacctatatataaatatattcctCTTTTAGGCCCATCCTAACATCAATCAATGAATGAAaacattttaatctttattttatgattttatttctctttttactCTAGATTAGGTTATTTTCTGTAACCCTAATTTTAAATATGCAACTTACGCCCTATGTCAGTAGTTATGCATATATCAGTTTCTTATTGAAGTCGACACAGCTTTTTTACAAAACCCGACCTATAATATCTAATGTCGGGGTAATCCCATAACAGCTACCCTCAATTAGTCGGTGTTACTTTGTAAAAGTAATGTGAACTTAAAAGTGTAGAAGTGGATGTTTTCCTCATAACAGGTATAGAGATGGatcaatcatcaaatgaagAAGGCTAAAAAGGAGGGGTAGTGCATTTTcagtattatataaaaaaattatatatggaatatatattttatagtttaatgcatatatttatttttaaattaaattttatgtagAACCAAATCATACATTCTGTTTGGTGCTTCTAAGTTTATTGGTTGGAATTCAGATATCCTTTATCCATTACTATATATAagacttaattatataatttattaaaataaaaaaagtgattaatttagtttataataatatatttatcttaaatttataatttttttaaaattatcattgtcattaattaatatttttttctcttctaataatttgataatacattatttcaatttttttaacgagaattatttataatctaaaaaaattagtataataaatattataaattgagtcttataaaaaatattattttaaatttaaatcttataaataaaaaaatatcaattttaacttGTGAAAgtatttatgttgtttttaGACACTTAAGAGTCCAGAGCGGGTCTGACAATTGCAGCCACCTAGCatgtgtgtgtctatatattAGGAGACTTTTGGCAATGCATACGACTAACACAAACATAAACATATCGTCCTATAATTAATCTATTCATTGGTTTTGGAAGAAACTTAATTTGACAAATGACATTTCAATTTCACAAGCTTATTCTCCTACTGTTTAGGTGCTAAGTATGGAAAGCTGATTTTGAGGATCCAACACCtcatgaagaagaagagaagaagaaaattagAGGAAAGAAATTCTGTATTTTTCATTCATGTCTTACAGTTTTAttacacatgcatatttataGTGTGAATTTTCTAATAGAATTGTGATTTTGTGCTAGAAAAAGATTACaagcaaataaattatattattgttgttcCCTAATTCTCGACAATCATGATCTCGAGATTTCTTCCTTGTCAACTCAGTCATGAGACTCATGATCATATATGCAGACTTGGTGatggttctttttgtttttccttctagCTGCACCCCTTGTTGCTAGATCTACTATTTCCTCTGTCTCTCTATCACCTATcctcttaattttaaatttataaaactaattttataaaatgattttggagAATAATGATTTGTGATagtaataaaattcattataaagCTTTTGATCCAACATAGAAgttattaaaatcattttaactcaattaatttttttaatgtgaagATATATATAAGGATGTTGATTTGTATTTCAACGTGTACAAGCTAAGTGttaagtgaaaataataataattttgcacCAATAGCTCAAGTAAGGAGGTGGCAATGATACTTGTCTGCGTTGGTCTTCTTGGACAAGTTGTGCAACTTCTTTGGGTTGAAGGCTTGAAGCTCTTTCATATTGAAGTTCAACTAGTTTTTTGCTAAAGATATTGGGCCAAGTGATTGAACATTGCATTCATGGGCTTTATGGTATTTCTCCTAATCACGTGGGCCATGAGGAAAATAGCGTAATGGCTAGAAATCATTATTTCTAATTGTAGAGGTATTGACTATTGagtagtttctttttctttcccccTGCTTTGGAGGATATCTTATCCACTCCCTATAGCTAacgaaacatttttttcttacttctaacaaaaatattaatttagaaCCATCTAAGCATTCTTTTGTCATTTCAGTAAAACAGTagtaatgattttaaaatacaagAGACCACCAAGAGCATTTTTCTTACATCACCAAGACACTCACAGGACACAATATCACTCAAGTTTCCAGTGATTGACCATATATCacgttatttaataattttggtttttattatTCTCTAGAGCTGAAAGTAATAAACTAAACTTTGATTAAACGATTCTTCTTTCTGAAAACAgaattactaaaataaaatcaaggcATGACAGTGTCAAATACCTTACAATATCAAGTTTTGTCACATTTGTAGTGGGTTTAaaagttttctctttttccaagAAATTACAAAGATCTCTTTtgcacaacttttaaaaaatatattaatttagaaAGGAACATTTCCTATCACATTAATATTAAAGTTCTTAATCTAACTCAGATCTAAAGCAGCACCAAAAGCATTTACAGCAGGTAAAGATTAAAGATCAAGGATATTAATTAATAGTCTATATTAAAAGAGACTATAATAATAGAAGTGAAGAAAAGGGAAGAAAACCCTAGTGTTTAAAAAATCTGACCTCTATTGTATAATTATAAACCACACAATAGAAGCTTTCTAACAtgttgatattaaaaaatactaactaataaaaaaatatatctaagaGGTAGAATGAGGCCAGGTGAGCAACCAATGTGGTGAGAGGCTGACACGTGGACCGGCAAaatcttgtttgatttgtaAACCTAGCTTTACAAATACAAACTGAGATCTCGTTaactttttcatgattttttcttttgccAAAACCTCCAATATGCCAGCAAATAGTCATAGTCACAAGGCCACTTTGTACAGTTAGTAATTACTGTAATGGTTGCACTTTTATTCTTCAATCCATCCACAATTATctatagtttttatatttttaaaataaaataaattaagtttttcttatagattaaaatttatttatatacttaATATTTATACGAACTCTCTCTGAAAAGTTGTTAGTTAAAAACGCTGCTTctgcttatgtttttttttatatatatataaaatgtagtATAGATTTTAAACTTTCAACTCAAAGTTACTTTTGATCACATTtaatcaaattgagattctgagacaatactatttttatttaactacttataatcaaacatttatatttttataaaatcgttttatttttttgttaaattttatataatcgaGTTTAATGAAACTCAAAATCAGTTCTCTTAATTTTCATTACGAAACCAAAAACATTCAAATCAAATTTGGTGTCTCCTTTCTTCTGTCATATTTCCTACTTTTAAAGTTAAACAACAACACATCAATACAAGAAACTAAATaaccaaagaaaaatattcttattcaaAAGAGAGACATTGTTTATTaatacagaaaaaaataaaaaagaataatttattcgAATTTCTGCATAATATTGGGGTTATTATATTATCCCACCGTATAACACGGCGTTATAGCCGTGACATTTGTCTACTATTCAACTCTTATTTATGCGTGTATACTGGCCTTCTGGTGGTGGCAACATGGTAGGGATACATCATGCATTAGGCTTCATTGGAAATTGCAGAGCCAAGTGCCTCCCATTGTTTTAATTTGCCATAAACAACACGATACTAAACGTTAtggcattaaaaaaataagaatgtcaatgtcATAAGAGAATACGAATGATACTAGAGTACAAAAATTGAGAAGGCTGGCTAGTTAtacaaataatttgtaaatataaaCACAGGATAGTAGCATaagttttgagattttttttcgtATACAAAAGTTATTATAGgacatagaaaatattaaataagagttTAGTAACTTTAGTTAAGTTATTTATTCAAATGCATCATTAGTCTTTTTAGGTGAATAGATGTGTAAAGTGAAAAATAAGTgtataattaacatttatctaaatggtttaattgcacattatatcttattattttcaagatttttagaattgtgtcacttaattttattcacatattttaacccttattaaaaaataaggaacaagatgtacaaaaaaaaataagggtTAAAGTACAAGAAAATTTGAatgtaaagaaataaaaacaaaaagtacaATTAAGCTGTTAGAAAAATGATTTAACTACAAAAGTCACTAAATcatttaaattgtttaatttgtaaataattttttttataaatatcattattgtacttgataattttatttttaatcattaaattatataaattgtttgttagttaaattaagattaaagtttaattatataaataatttataatattaaatatcaataaataaatttttataattaaaataaaaatatttaatagataaAATTACCATCTTAACATTTTCAcctcattttcttttcatctctctattttttttatcacatcacttatattatattatttatgttagtattattatatttaatctatactatttttaaaactaaaataataatttttaatgttaaataaaaataaataaacttacaCAATGGTAATATTTTGAGAAACCAAAAGTACAATTAACAAATACAACAATgatatatgtaatatttttatttataaaacaaacaaatcaaatgtgTTTGACATTTACACCACTAGAGAACGAAGGGGTTAAGGGTTTAATTCCACTTCCAACATTTTTATCATTCTTATAaaggttttatttaaaattatagttttatcttttttcttttaattcttttttatatattttagtcgTCAATGTATATTATGTTAACATGTTAATGTCACGAGATAGTTAATATTGTTATGTCAAAAGGCAACAAATGgtgaattaataaaataaacaatttgtaaaattttaaaatagagtgaAAATTGTGGGAAAAAAATTGACCTGACAAAATTTACGAAACTGTAAAAATAAGAAGTCAAAATATGCAATTAAACCTATTTCAATTAAAACATCTTATAATCTTATTAACTTTTTGACTTTACAAGTTTGTTCACTTTGAAGGAACACATCCAGATACTAGGTTCTCAAACTCAAGCAAAAGAACGGACCCTTTTAATTTAACTCATTTTCTTTATGATTGACTTTGGTTAAATTCACCTACTTGCATTTAATATAACAGTAAAAGAGAATATTAATGCTCGTAAATTtggccattttttttattttttgtgtttatttttttctattgattttagttttcataaattttaaaatgtttaaaaataataattatacccTGTGGTCATGTGGCTAACAGTTATAATTTTCTAGTATCTTTGTGTTTCTACACTTAAGGATCTACCCTGTGGGACTTTATACCCTCTTATTGATTGTATGACGACCAGTCATAGTTTCTTAATTAGCCTTCTCATGCTTTTACACTTAAGGCTACGAGGTTGTGTACTCTTGTATCGTATGTCAAtccatcataattttttaatctattcgTATTTTCACACTTAAGCTTATTGAACTATGTACCTTTTTGGTCATGTGTTGATTGAGCCTTTTTAGGTTGCTAGTCAACCATTGACTCAGTGGATGATCGACCATTGTGGAACCAACGCAACCACTAAGACAATCCTATGCCCACATCAGAGGCCACACCTCCTAGACCTAGTGTAGCTGCCTAAGACGTGAATATGATGATATCAGAATAACAACTAGATCAGGGTATGAAGAATCGTCCCAAAAATATTGAAGTTCAATCAAATACATGTTGAGAACAAATATAACTTAAGATTTAACCTAAGAA
This region includes:
- the LOC114376819 gene encoding zinc finger protein 10-like, coding for MERSHSQTQYRMYVKREQHSHLGDYSSWEERAFAEDAARILGGNMWPQRSYSCTFCTRDFKSAQALGGHMNIHQRDRARLKQQNHLSPHHKNHHFIIKSLLGNNKLHFSSAPEISTQLDCGLTHHACYSSSPATTITTTRLFSCISSTQDQNCGHHNFSPSSSNSCSSSIILGHVGSPNSEQEGVVKARDYKFNGLGCSNYVETSLSVGLTSMFGQNSSSPTTVPCGDRSNNSCKRLRSSIVSSLPLFPKPCSNDKSSAFQPVVHGTVEDLDLELRLGKRNRNLSS